In the uncultured Methanobacterium sp. genome, one interval contains:
- a CDS encoding DUF2098 domain-containing protein, translating into METVNKQNKEIFIGSHVRYSGTGSSGEVLGLRSDDDGVWAKIDTTELWYNSRYLELINEDEYNRLKRRKSSRKSTKSSEETDDKESTKKKVESIKKNLEDIDMSNELCDGGG; encoded by the coding sequence GTGGAAACGGTTAACAAACAAAATAAAGAGATTTTTATTGGGTCTCATGTTAGATACAGTGGTACTGGCAGTTCAGGAGAGGTTTTAGGTCTCCGAAGTGATGATGATGGGGTGTGGGCTAAAATTGATACCACCGAGTTATGGTACAACAGCCGTTACTTGGAACTTATAAATGAAGATGAGTACAACCGGCTTAAAAGAAGGAAATCCAGTAGAAAATCCACTAAATCCAGTGAAGAAACTGATGACAAGGAATCCACTAAGAAGAAAGTGGAAAGCATTAAAAAGAACCTGGAAGACATAGACATGAGCAATGAACTGTGTGATGGTGGAGGTTAA